One Deltaproteobacteria bacterium DNA window includes the following coding sequences:
- a CDS encoding tetratricopeptide repeat protein produces MPKKISVTLLASCILSGIFFLALSLGSARAASYCERLYDSSKRDYYSLLKSDRKQRFHDSWEKVIEKFTTIYEKYPTCSRAPDALFNVGVLYRKLYHRSWVGADLDLALGTFQKLQKRFPGSRLADDALLNAAQVQEEKGRKGDAYRTYAKIVKTYPKSDMTSRAKKRLDQLASFAPKPPVIKAKAKTKTPSGKMVNITDVKHWSNPEYTRVVVYATGKLDYEEHRLKSDPRSGKPPRLYIDLNRARIPSALSIPIPIRDGLLLRARLGQYNHDTVRLVLDIDSMGDNRVFTMENPSRLVVDVFGRDVGSTSPRATRPGNGAGTPLPLAKQLGLGVKTIVLDPGHGGKDPGAVGRGGLKEKDVTLAIAKLLKPQLEAKGYRVLMTRNRDVYVGLDERTAFANKNLADLFVSIHTNASRNRHARGVETYFLGVAMDRDSSETALLENAITEQTLADLEKILLDLTRTSNLKQSSLLAESIQENLYHGLSSRNKLVKDHGVKQASFYVLIGAQMPAVLVETSFISHPTEEKLLKDPAYQKLVSKSILHGILDYVDGLARTTGGNSST; encoded by the coding sequence ATGCCTAAAAAAATATCGGTAACCCTTCTGGCAAGCTGCATTTTGAGCGGAATCTTCTTCCTAGCTCTTTCCTTGGGGTCCGCCAGGGCCGCCTCCTACTGTGAGCGCCTGTACGATTCATCGAAAAGGGACTACTACTCGCTCTTGAAGAGTGATCGCAAGCAGAGGTTTCACGACAGCTGGGAGAAGGTGATCGAAAAGTTCACCACGATCTACGAGAAGTATCCAACCTGTTCCCGTGCCCCGGATGCTCTTTTTAATGTCGGGGTCCTTTACAGAAAACTCTATCACAGGTCCTGGGTCGGCGCTGACCTGGACTTGGCGCTGGGGACATTTCAGAAACTTCAGAAGAGGTTCCCGGGCAGCCGGCTGGCCGACGATGCCCTGCTCAACGCGGCCCAGGTCCAGGAGGAAAAAGGACGCAAAGGTGATGCCTACCGTACCTATGCGAAAATTGTAAAGACCTATCCCAAAAGTGACATGACCTCACGGGCGAAAAAGAGGCTCGATCAGCTTGCTTCTTTTGCCCCTAAACCGCCGGTTATTAAAGCCAAAGCCAAAACCAAAACCCCTTCGGGGAAGATGGTTAATATCACAGACGTAAAACATTGGTCTAATCCCGAATACACCAGAGTGGTTGTCTATGCCACAGGCAAACTGGATTACGAGGAGCACCGTTTAAAAAGCGACCCACGCTCCGGAAAACCGCCGCGGCTTTACATAGACCTGAACAGGGCCAGGATCCCTTCCGCACTGTCAATCCCCATCCCCATAAGGGATGGGCTTCTCCTCAGGGCGAGGTTAGGCCAGTACAATCATGACACCGTTCGTCTGGTTCTGGATATTGACAGTATGGGGGACAATCGTGTCTTTACGATGGAGAATCCATCGAGGCTTGTCGTGGATGTTTTCGGCCGGGATGTCGGTTCGACGTCTCCCCGGGCGACCAGGCCGGGGAACGGGGCCGGAACCCCCTTGCCCCTGGCCAAACAACTCGGCCTGGGCGTAAAGACCATTGTCCTCGACCCTGGCCATGGGGGGAAAGATCCCGGGGCCGTCGGACGGGGGGGACTGAAGGAGAAGGACGTGACCCTGGCAATCGCGAAACTGCTTAAGCCCCAACTGGAGGCCAAGGGATACAGGGTCTTGATGACGCGCAACCGCGACGTTTATGTCGGACTGGATGAAAGAACGGCTTTCGCCAACAAGAACCTGGCGGATCTTTTCGTTTCAATTCACACCAATGCCAGCCGGAACCGTCACGCCCGCGGAGTGGAGACCTACTTCCTCGGTGTGGCCATGGACAGGGACTCCAGTGAGACGGCGCTTCTTGAAAACGCAATAACCGAACAGACGTTGGCGGACCTGGAGAAGATCCTCCTGGATCTGACCCGAACCTCCAACCTCAAACAATCAAGCCTGCTCGCCGAGTCTATCCAGGAGAATTTATACCATGGGCTTTCAAGCAGGAATAAACTTGTGAAAGATCATGGAGTGAAGCAGGCCTCGTTTTATGTCCTTATCGGGGCCCAGATGCCCGCTGTTCTGGTTGAAACCTCTTTTATCAGCCATCCAACGGAAGAAAAGCTCCTGAAAGATCCCGCCTACCAGAAGCTGGTCAGTAAGTCCATTCTTCACGGCATCCTCGATTATGTGGATGGACTGGCAAGGACCACGGGCGGAAACAGTTCCACATGA
- the mutS gene encoding DNA mismatch repair protein MutS produces the protein MNQPGIEPKTTSTPMMKQYLSIKREHPDSILFFRMGDFYEMFMDDAIIAAEILKIALTSREKNKEKAIPMCGIPYHAAEGYLTRLLKAGHKVAICEQVEDPRYARGLVKREVTRIVTPGTAMEESLLDAREPSYLASIYRTKEGVGLSLVDASTGDFRVAQWTGPDAVLRLNVVMAQFAPREVLFPEDSDTFEIAGDSHLTKVEGFRFYPEAGEETLKNFFGVHTLAGFGLDGLRLATGAAGAALWYLRDVYGDRLKHLRPIRVIRSEDRLVLDGNTLKNLEILSSQPHGLRQGSLLHLMDRTVTAQGARLLKEFIVRPLKNAEAINDRLDLVQELVENLLLRGSIRERLRKVSDLERIVSRAGSGIAVPRDLGALRRTLREIPGIRGLLAELDSDLGDRILRGLNEEPELLEFLQSSLADELPAGLRAGGIIRSGFNAELDEVRFMAKDGRKFISDLEKREKEITGITSLKVGFNRVFGYYIEVTHAHRDMVPDGYIRKQTLANAERFVTQELKEMEERILSADERMIALEKLLFEEICSRVMGSSVTLQDIARALASVDLYTSLAELAHTSGYARPEILDGDRTGRLSISDGRHPVLEKLETGESFVPNNAYLDRVDNRLLIITGPNMAGKSTFMRQVALIVIMAQMGSFVPAGEAFISPVDRIFTRVGASDILSRGLSTFMVEMVETAEILNSATPDSLVILDEIGRGTSTFDGISIAWAVAEYLLSGERNGCRTMFATHYHELTELALTSDGVRNYNVAIQEWGDRLVFLRRVQEGAADRSYGIQVARLAGLPDDVIDRSREILKNLEKTAIDTAGRPVLAAHDDGPEDPMVSPEDSGTQMPLFHGRGSELVRELREIDLEDMTPLEAMNLLAGMKKRHA, from the coding sequence ATGAATCAACCCGGCATTGAGCCGAAGACCACCTCGACCCCCATGATGAAGCAGTATCTCTCCATCAAAAGGGAGCATCCGGACTCCATCCTTTTCTTCAGAATGGGGGATTTTTACGAGATGTTCATGGATGATGCCATCATAGCGGCGGAAATCCTGAAAATCGCCCTGACCAGCAGGGAGAAAAATAAGGAAAAAGCCATACCCATGTGCGGTATTCCCTACCATGCAGCGGAAGGATATTTGACCAGGCTCCTGAAGGCGGGGCACAAGGTGGCCATCTGTGAACAGGTAGAGGATCCCAGGTACGCCCGTGGACTCGTAAAAAGGGAAGTTACAAGGATCGTTACGCCCGGCACGGCGATGGAGGAATCCCTCCTGGATGCACGGGAGCCTTCCTATCTTGCTTCAATCTACCGTACGAAGGAGGGCGTGGGCCTGTCCCTGGTGGATGCGTCCACCGGAGATTTCCGGGTTGCCCAGTGGACCGGTCCGGACGCTGTTTTGCGGCTGAATGTTGTCATGGCGCAGTTCGCCCCCAGGGAGGTCCTTTTCCCGGAGGATTCCGACACATTTGAAATTGCCGGAGACAGCCACCTGACGAAGGTTGAAGGTTTCCGGTTCTATCCGGAAGCAGGAGAGGAGACGCTCAAGAACTTTTTCGGTGTACATACCCTGGCGGGCTTCGGGCTCGATGGTTTACGGCTCGCCACGGGCGCTGCAGGGGCGGCCCTTTGGTATCTCAGGGATGTATATGGAGATCGGCTGAAACATCTGAGACCCATCCGTGTGATCAGGTCCGAAGACAGGCTTGTTCTGGACGGAAACACACTAAAAAACCTGGAGATATTGAGTTCCCAGCCCCACGGACTCAGGCAGGGCAGCCTCCTCCACCTTATGGATCGAACCGTAACCGCTCAGGGGGCCCGTCTTCTCAAAGAGTTTATCGTCCGGCCGCTGAAAAATGCCGAAGCCATCAATGATCGTCTGGACCTTGTTCAGGAATTGGTGGAAAATCTCCTGCTCCGGGGCTCGATCAGGGAAAGACTCAGGAAAGTTTCCGACCTGGAGAGGATTGTTTCCCGCGCGGGATCGGGGATCGCCGTTCCCAGGGATCTGGGGGCCCTGCGTCGGACGTTAAGGGAAATTCCCGGCATCCGGGGGCTCCTCGCCGAGCTCGATTCCGACCTGGGTGACAGAATCCTCCGGGGATTGAACGAGGAGCCTGAACTTTTGGAGTTCCTCCAATCGTCTCTGGCCGATGAACTCCCCGCGGGGCTCAGGGCAGGTGGAATCATCAGGTCAGGTTTCAATGCGGAACTCGACGAGGTCCGGTTCATGGCGAAGGACGGCAGGAAATTCATCTCCGACCTTGAGAAGAGGGAAAAGGAAATAACCGGTATCACATCGCTTAAAGTTGGTTTCAACAGAGTGTTCGGATATTACATCGAGGTGACCCATGCGCACCGTGACATGGTCCCGGATGGCTATATCCGGAAACAGACACTGGCTAACGCCGAGAGGTTCGTCACCCAGGAGTTAAAGGAGATGGAGGAACGGATTCTCAGCGCCGATGAGAGAATGATAGCCTTGGAAAAGCTGCTTTTCGAGGAGATATGCTCCCGGGTTATGGGATCCTCCGTCACCCTTCAGGATATCGCCCGAGCGTTGGCTTCCGTTGACCTTTACACTTCACTGGCCGAGCTGGCCCATACCTCGGGATATGCGAGGCCCGAGATTCTTGATGGTGACAGGACCGGCAGATTGTCCATTTCGGACGGAAGGCATCCCGTTCTCGAGAAGTTGGAAACAGGGGAAAGCTTCGTTCCCAACAATGCCTATCTGGACCGGGTGGACAACCGTCTGCTGATAATTACAGGCCCGAATATGGCGGGTAAATCCACATTCATGAGACAGGTCGCCCTCATAGTCATCATGGCTCAGATGGGTTCCTTCGTTCCAGCCGGAGAGGCTTTCATAAGCCCGGTGGACCGCATTTTCACCAGGGTAGGGGCTTCCGATATCCTCTCCAGGGGACTTTCCACATTCATGGTTGAGATGGTGGAGACCGCCGAGATCCTTAACAGCGCTACACCCGACAGCCTGGTGATCCTGGATGAGATAGGGCGGGGTACGAGCACTTTTGACGGTATCAGTATAGCTTGGGCCGTTGCGGAATACCTTCTCTCCGGGGAGCGTAATGGATGCCGGACAATGTTCGCCACCCATTACCACGAGTTGACTGAGCTGGCCCTGACGTCTGACGGGGTCAGGAACTACAACGTCGCCATCCAGGAATGGGGAGACCGCCTTGTTTTTCTGCGCCGTGTTCAGGAAGGGGCGGCTGACCGTAGTTATGGGATTCAGGTTGCGAGGCTCGCGGGCCTGCCGGACGATGTTATTGATCGCTCCAGGGAAATCCTGAAAAACCTCGAAAAAACAGCCATCGACACAGCGGGACGTCCCGTGTTGGCGGCCCATGATGACGGGCCGGAAGACCCGATGGTTTCCCCGGAGGATAGCGGGACTCAGATGCCGCTTTTCCATGGACGCGGAAGCGAACTGGTCAGAGAACTGAGGGAAATTGATCTGGAGGACATGACCCCTCTGGAAGCCATGAATCTTCTCGCCGGAATGAAGAAGCGACATGCCTAA
- a CDS encoding tetratricopeptide repeat protein — protein sequence MDYQAASRHRLEVVSILPTALLVITLSLAVSRPALAAPPEEPLLMGQAHFMSGRLAEAIPSLNTAAESSGPESGKALYLLGRIYLLTGKFRRSKEYFERALEKTRQGTGEVGEWKSLAGIGDALYASGRYKDAMKRYRLAELDAPAFGKAHVQIKMALCDLAEGRRDDALERLKNALPRVPILSRWIGKEEDFLRSLAMQGTKGAPERIERYHVLVGPVKRDTNDLASSGIGIDIPVQVIRNGGEYYLDYGPFADPVEAMIYMEKVKGMTPYEARIQEK from the coding sequence TTGGACTATCAGGCAGCCTCCAGGCATCGGCTCGAAGTCGTCTCTATCCTGCCGACTGCCTTGCTCGTCATAACCCTGTCGCTAGCCGTTTCCAGACCAGCCTTGGCCGCCCCCCCTGAAGAACCTCTCCTGATGGGGCAGGCTCACTTCATGTCGGGCCGGCTGGCGGAAGCTATTCCTTCTCTCAATACGGCCGCCGAATCCTCGGGCCCGGAATCCGGTAAAGCCCTGTACCTGCTTGGGAGGATCTACCTTCTTACCGGTAAATTCAGACGCAGCAAGGAGTATTTCGAGCGCGCATTGGAGAAAACCCGGCAGGGCACCGGGGAGGTTGGTGAATGGAAATCCCTTGCCGGCATTGGGGACGCCCTCTACGCCAGCGGTCGGTATAAGGATGCCATGAAGAGATATCGGCTTGCCGAACTGGACGCGCCTGCCTTTGGCAAAGCCCATGTCCAGATCAAGATGGCCCTGTGCGATCTTGCCGAGGGCAGGAGGGATGACGCCTTGGAAAGGTTGAAAAATGCCCTGCCCCGGGTTCCGATTCTTTCCCGATGGATTGGCAAAGAGGAAGATTTTCTCCGTTCGCTGGCTATGCAGGGCACCAAGGGGGCCCCAGAGAGGATCGAACGATACCATGTCCTCGTTGGTCCCGTTAAGAGGGATACGAATGACCTTGCTTCCTCCGGAATCGGTATCGATATTCCTGTACAGGTAATCAGGAATGGGGGAGAATATTATCTGGATTATGGGCCTTTCGCTGATCCGGTTGAAGCGATGATCTATATGGAGAAAGTCAAGGGCATGACACCATATGAGGCGAGGATTCAGGAAAAATGA
- a CDS encoding LapA family protein, whose amino-acid sequence MKYLQALLVLLLALVLAGFIQQNAETTVLNYFSWHSVGLPLSLFMIVAFGLGYLAAVIIGFSGDIRSRFRLFKAERETKRLKGELAKRETAFTGESADSPVTEKAEPDTQAPGTTTQEDETAAEGTGEERTETI is encoded by the coding sequence ATGAAATATTTACAGGCACTTCTGGTTTTGCTGCTGGCGTTGGTGCTCGCCGGGTTCATTCAGCAGAATGCCGAAACGACGGTTCTAAACTACTTCAGCTGGCACTCGGTTGGCCTGCCTCTTTCCCTGTTCATGATCGTCGCCTTCGGCCTCGGCTATCTTGCCGCGGTCATTATCGGTTTTTCCGGTGACATCCGTTCCAGGTTCCGCCTGTTTAAGGCTGAGAGGGAAACAAAGCGCCTGAAAGGAGAACTGGCGAAGAGGGAAACGGCATTCACCGGGGAAAGCGCCGATTCGCCCGTGACCGAAAAGGCCGAACCTGATACCCAGGCCCCCGGGACGACAACACAGGAAGATGAAACCGCGGCCGAGGGCACAGGGGAAGAAAGGACGGAGACGATCTGA
- a CDS encoding HIT domain-containing protein: MKVLWAPWRMKYILGEKEEGCIFCRLLDAEPSENNLLLYRTSSAMVLMNRYPYNNGHIMVAPNEHTADLNGLPPDQYLELMELFRSSLKVLSKALNPEGFNAGLNLGKSAGAGVEDHLHFHIVPRWQGDTNFMPVISGTRVIPESLAVTYRTFAPIFMEL; the protein is encoded by the coding sequence ATGAAGGTACTCTGGGCGCCATGGCGAATGAAATATATACTCGGGGAGAAGGAGGAAGGGTGTATCTTCTGCCGCCTTCTTGATGCGGAGCCCTCCGAGAACAACCTCCTGCTCTACAGGACATCGAGCGCCATGGTTCTTATGAACCGCTATCCCTACAACAACGGGCACATCATGGTGGCGCCCAATGAGCATACGGCGGATCTGAACGGGCTTCCTCCAGATCAATACCTCGAACTGATGGAACTCTTCCGTTCCAGTCTGAAGGTCCTTTCGAAGGCCCTGAATCCGGAAGGTTTCAATGCCGGCCTGAATTTGGGAAAATCGGCAGGCGCCGGGGTTGAGGATCACCTTCACTTTCATATCGTACCCAGGTGGCAGGGTGATACCAATTTCATGCCTGTCATTTCAGGGACGCGGGTAATACCGGAGTCCCTGGCGGTGACCTACAGGACTTTTGCTCCCATTTTCATGGAGCTGTGA
- a CDS encoding prepilin-type N-terminal cleavage/methylation domain-containing protein: MNRRSETGFTLIEMMVAFTILAVMAGVAFSVVFSSTTRSRALDRQMNLRMEGGSIMNLIVEDLAGVFRRQGTTPFFVGSDVYHQEVPSDEVQFLTTSTLPVDPRTSRGDLAEVGYRLSFDEEGKSTFFRREQSPPMGAYDDGGWNSEVSDKVRSFNLRYYDGRDWVDEWDSFDTGNGISAGKIPREIEIEINLKDGDFSTTLRTRIAPPMAAAQ, translated from the coding sequence ATGAACCGAAGGTCCGAAACAGGGTTCACCCTGATCGAGATGATGGTCGCCTTCACCATTCTGGCGGTTATGGCCGGCGTGGCCTTTTCAGTGGTGTTTTCCAGCACGACAAGATCCAGGGCGCTCGACCGTCAGATGAACCTGCGCATGGAGGGCGGCTCCATTATGAATCTCATAGTCGAGGACCTGGCGGGCGTCTTTCGGAGGCAAGGGACCACGCCCTTTTTTGTGGGCAGTGATGTATACCACCAGGAAGTACCATCCGATGAAGTCCAGTTCCTGACCACATCGACCCTCCCCGTTGATCCACGGACCTCCAGGGGAGACCTTGCGGAGGTTGGCTACCGTCTCTCCTTCGACGAAGAGGGCAAAAGCACCTTCTTTCGCAGGGAACAGTCGCCTCCGATGGGAGCCTACGATGACGGTGGATGGAACAGTGAGGTGTCCGACAAAGTCAGGTCTTTTAACCTGCGATATTATGACGGGCGGGACTGGGTGGATGAATGGGACAGCTTTGATACAGGGAACGGCATAAGCGCCGGAAAAATTCCACGGGAGATAGAGATCGAGATAAACCTGAAGGACGGTGATTTTTCAACCACCCTGAGGACCAGAATCGCGCCTCCGATGGCCGCGGCACAGTGA